tttgaagTATTCTAGTGTGTGGTAGGCATTAATCACTTATGACATGGCATATATTCTTGTAAATGCATGGAAATGAttacactttacttaacaccgacaatgaaacattatgatgaGGCATAAATTATCATAAACTATTATAAACACACCAATATGTACCCCATTTAACACATACAATTATAACTTATGGACTGTTATATCACACTATGAGTCCTTGTTGATGTGTCAATGAGTTTGTATAGATtaaatgcattataagccccagCATTCAACCTCTAGGTTATAACAAGTCAAGAGCGTCCATAAGGCCCTTGCCACTTATAAATTATTCTAAGCCACATCTATATGTTTTATGACTattgatatagtgcatcagtaagcattttatctatttgtaagtgtattcataaagcattatgaatgcattgtAATTCACTAGGAATGCCTTCATAATGCATTAAAGATTGAGcttaccatgtgcatttgttgacattgctGTAAGGGCATCCTGGAGTGTGAACAGCTGTCGCTTAAAACATCAGGATACTTAAAACATCAGACGTAGAcgcggaaggtcactgacagtgCTGCTCAATGtaacgagttgggatgagaacatgtatAATTTACTAAATTTATCAAAGAAAACAATCCCCACTCATTATAGTAACCATCTTGTGATGTATTATATCAGCCTATACTTATGTAATGTCATTACTTCACCTAAAGCACTAATCACATAACATTATACACAGTGATTATAGTGTTATCTAACTGTGTTAACTAACTATGAGAATTATATACTAGTAACTACAAGAATTATAATTCACCACCatacatgcaaaaatgtcagtgaGTGACCAGCAGTTATTAAGTATTATGATAGTTGACCTTAAAATGCTTTGTCATGATTACAGTTATAAAGCGTTATATAagtcttatatatatatatatatatatatatatatatatatatgtgtgtgtgtgtgtgtgtgtgtgtgtgtgtgtgtgtgtatatatatatgtatatatatatttcacgTTTACAGGTGACACCTCTTGTGCGAgttgcatgtggacacgccTGGTGCCATGTGGCTGTGCAATGgcttataataacaatgctaGCTGTCCTGGCCTAGTGCATTCTTGTCTGaaagtagaaggtagatttattaattattttttgaacaaagtttaaaaaacaaaatttaatttgagATTTCATCTGACACCATCCGGCCACGCTCTGGTTGGACACGGATGGTAGCTTTCAGAGTAAGAATCGGCTGGAATATCTTGGAGAGCAACAGGAAGAGCTAGAGGACATGGCTGGGAAGAAGGACATCTGGACTACCTTCATTGGTGAATGAAACTAGACAGAGCAATGCATGGATAGATTATGTGATCATGCTGTATGAGCTGCAGCAAAATTAAAATCTCCTTTGATGCTGAGAAAAGGAgtctttgaaataataatacatgtccTCTCTAGATATTGGCTTttataaaaaatcaatacacaCAGAATGGAGAAGACTGACTGCTTGCCCCTggcatttgtgtatgtgtgtttcagcAAAATTATACAAGATATTCTCCCAGGTTGAGCATTAATATAAAGGAGACAATGTCGTGGTGAATTCTAGCCCAGGCAGACAGCCCTTGCTGAATGCTGAATGTAGCCTGTTTCACAGAGAGGGGTAACTTAAGCTCTCGGTCAGTTACCGTAGTAACAGACTCTATGACCCTAACCTGGTCGGGACCaggtttttctcaatgaacctcgagtttctctctgtctctcgccctctttcagccacatacgctatttgatttcctcattcattcattcagtcagcaGGCGAGTGTCGGAGTATAGTTCTGCCGTCTGTCAAAATGGCATGCCCTTTCATTAATGATCCAGTGGATGAAGGAGCAGCATTACTGCGCAGAGAATTAGGCCTAAATATTCATCGGGAGATTGTTTTCAGACCGCGGATAGATGTTCTCGCATTTCCGGACAGTTATCTTTTTGAGCGGTACCGTTTCACATCACAGtccatattatacatacacaaCCTAATCCGTCCTTACATTTGCAACATTACCAACCGCAGTCATGCTCTCACATCCCATCAGATATTGTGTGTTGCGCTGCGGTTCTTTGCAAATGGCAGTTTCTTGTATAATGTCGGAGATGCAGAGCATTTAAGCAAGGCAACTGTATGCAGGGCGGTCAGAAAAGTGTGCCTGGCCCTGAAACGACTTTTACACATCTTTGTCGTTTTCCCTGGACATAAACCTGTCAGAGCCATCAAGGAGGAGTTCCACAGGATTGCAGGTGAATGATGTAGAgatctgttaaattaattttgaatcatattccGTTAATGACATTGTGCTGCAACCTCAGACTGGGAttagtaattttaatttcttttaggaTTTCCCAGTGTGATTGGCTGCATAGATGGCACACACATCCCCATCACAGCTCCCTCACATAATGAAGCCGATTATGTGAATAGGAAGTCCATTCACAGCATAAATGTGCAGGTAGGCTACAGGTAGATTGACtactgtttcaaaatgttaaagacTGCATCATAGTTCAACATCTGTCATCTCTGCACTGTCAAGATCGTATGTGATGCTGCACACATCATTTCCAATGTGGAGGCCAAGTGGCCTGGATCTGTTCATGACTCAAGGATTTATCGTGAGTCTAACCTGAGCAACAGACTGCAACGTGGTAAGCAGCctaaagattttcaaaatataattcacTTGTCTCCCTCCTTTATATATACTCTAATGTATCCACTATATGTTACAGGAGAGTTTTGATGGCCTTCTGCTGGGTGACAGGGGTTACCCATGCCAACCTAGGCTGATGACCCCATACCCTGACCCTGAACCAGGCCCCCAACAGAACTTCAACCGGGCTCACTGCAGGACAAGAGCCCGGGTGGAGATGACCATAGGCCTGCTGAAAGCCCGTTTCCAGTGCCTGCGTCACCTCAGGGTGACCCCTGAGAGGGCCTGTGATATTATTGTGGCATGTGTTGTTCTTCATAATATTGCCACTATTAGAGGAGAGCAACACCCTGCCCTACAAATTGAAGACCCAGATGATGACCCCATCCACCTGCCAGCTATCCAGGACGGCGGAGCAGTCAGAGACACCATATGCCATAATCACTTCAGAGTTTAagtcaccatcatcaccaccacagcAGTCAAATAAAGACATGATACACATTTCATTTGGTCTTCTTTATTTCCTGCAAATAAAAGAGCTAGTTTAGTTAATGTTCCAATAGTTAACATAATTCATCTGTGACCATGCACCCACCTCTAACTTGTGCTCCAGTATTTCAATTTCCAGATCGGCCCTCCTAATCTGGCGGTCCAagtattgtatttctttatctgttttctggatttttttcagcaagtgTATTTTGTATATCTCTTTTACTGGTAACTGGGAACACATAGACAACATTAAATTATACAGTTGCACATGAATTCCACAGAATGAACCTCTGGTGTTTACTGAACATCCATCTCACTGTGTCCATCTGTGCAGTGGAAGTTGAGGGACCGTCCTGCTGTTGCCCAGCCATGCTCTGTTAAAAAGGATGAGAATGTGCAATACTTCAGTGTAGGCTAAATGTCACACTCTATATTCCACCAGAATGTTAAGAAATGTGAATGGGAAGAGAACTATTAGTAACATACCTCTGTATGCCTTTCTGAATCCCCCTCTGTAAAGGCAGCAGACACAGTTTCATCCTCTTCATTCATCCTAGATGAGTGATATGTTTCAGTATACTTAAACTACCATTTGGCAAAATCTTTGGAGTATT
This genomic interval from Plectropomus leopardus isolate mb chromosome 22, YSFRI_Pleo_2.0, whole genome shotgun sequence contains the following:
- the LOC121961120 gene encoding putative nuclease HARBI1, with protein sequence MACPFINDPVDEGAALLRRELGLNIHREIVFRPRIDVLAFPDSYLFERYRFTSQSILYIHNLIRPYICNITNRSHALTSHQILCVALRFFANGSFLYNVGDAEHLSKATVCRAVRKVCLALKRLLHIFVVFPGHKPVRAIKEEFHRIAGFPSVIGCIDGTHIPITAPSHNEADYVNRKSIHSINVQIVCDAAHIISNVEAKWPGSVHDSRIYRESNLSNRLQRGNFDGLLLGDRGYPCQPRLMTPYPDPEPGPQQNFNRAHCRTRARVEMTIGLLKARFQCLRHLRVTPERACDIIVACVVLHNIATIRGEQHPALQIEDPDDDPIHLPAIQDGGAVRDTICHNHFRV